From the Vulpes lagopus strain Blue_001 chromosome 15, ASM1834538v1, whole genome shotgun sequence genome, one window contains:
- the LOC121476454 gene encoding tripartite motif-containing protein 34-like isoform X1 — MALKILNIQDEVSCPICLELLTESRSLDCGHSFHQGCIAVNNKEAEISPRGESSCPVCGVRYSLCNLWHNQHLVNIVERIRMFKLNPEELLKRNLCVRHEKKLLLFCKEDRKVICWLCERSQEHRGHQTFLVEEVVKEYQENLQAAVERLRKEQQKAEKLETDIRGERTSWKCQIQTERQRIRTEFNQLRSILDSEEQRVLQKLEEEEKRILDNLAEGEAELAQQNQLVKELISDLEHRSKWSTVDLLQDMSGIMKWSEIWTLKKPKTISKRLKSIFHAPDLSTILRMCRELTQVQCHWVDITLNPSNLNLSLVLSEDQRQVMSVPIWPVKFSNYGILGSQYFSSGKHYWEIDVSKKTAWILGVYSRKRFHNINLGVRRGTDNQNVYSRYRPQCGYWVIGLQNKFEYKAFEESSTSLPMVLTISMAVPPHRIGVFLDYEAGIVSFLNVTNHGSLIYKFSKCCFSHTVYPYFNPWNCPGPITLCPPRS; from the exons ATGGCTTTAAAAATCTTGAACATACAGGATGAGGTATCCTGTCCCATCTGCCTGGAGCTTTTGACAGAATCCCGGAGTCTAGACTGTGGTCACAGTTTCCATCAAGGCTGCATCGCTGTGAATAATAAGGAGGCAGAGATCAGCCCCAGAGGGGAAAGCAGCTGTCCTGTGTGTGGTGTCAGATACTCACTCTGTAACCTATGGCATAATCAGCATCTGGTCAACATAGTGGAGAGAATCAGAATGTTTAAGTTGAACCCAGAAGAGTTGCTGAAGAGAAACCTCTGTGTGCGCCATGAAAAGAAGCTCCTGCTCTTCTGTAAGGAGGATAGAAAGGTCATTTGTTGGCTTTGTGAGCGGTCTCAGGAGCACCGGGGACACCAAACATTCCTCGTGGAGGAAGTAGTCAAGGAGTATCAG GAGAATCTCCAGGCAGCTGTGGAGAGGCTGAGGAAAGAGCAGCAGAAAGCTGAGAAGTTGGAAACTGATATCAGAGGAGAGAGGACTTCCTGGAAG TGCCAGATACAGACTGAGAGACAAAGAATTAGAACAGAATTCAATCAGCTTAGAAGCATTTTGGACAGTGAAGAGCAGAGAGTTCTGCAAAaattagaagaagaggaaaagaggataCTGGATAACTTGGCTGAGGGTGAGGCTGAGCTGGCTCAGCAGAACCAGTTGGTGAAAGAGCTCATCTCAGATCTGGAGCATCGCAGTAAATGGTCAACAGTGGACCTGCTGCAG gACATGAGTGGAATCATGAAATG GAGTGAGATCTGGACACTGAAGAAGCCAAAAACTATTTCCAAAAGACTGAAGAGTATATTCCATGCTCCAGATCTGAGCACAATACTGCGCATGTGTAGAG AGCTAACACAAGTCCAGTGCCACTGGG tggACATCACACTGAATCCAAGCAACTTAAATCTAAGCCTTGTCCTTTCAGAAGACCAGAGACAAGTGATGTCTGTGCCAATTTGGCCTGTTAAGTTTAGTAATTATGGTATCTTGGGCTCCCAATATTTCTCCTCAGGGAAACACTACTGGGAAATAGACGTGTCCAAGAAGACTGCCTGGATCTTGGGGGTATACTCTAGAAAACGTTTCCATAATATAAATCTTGGTGTTAGACGAGGCACAGATAATCAAAATGTTTACTCTAGATACAGACCTCAATGTGGCTACTGGGTCATTGGGTTACAGAATAAATTTGAGTATAAGGCCTTTGAGGAGTCATCTACATCTCTTCCCATGGTCTTGACTATTTCGATGGCTGTTCCTCCCCATCGTATTGGGGTTTTCCTAGACTATGAAGCAGGGATTGTATCATTTCTTAATGTCACAAACCACGGGTCACTCATCTACAAATTTTCTAAATGTTGCTTTTCTCACACTGTGTATCCATACTTCAATCCTTGGAACTGCCCCGGGCCTATCACCCTGTGCCCACCACGCTCCTGA
- the LOC121476454 gene encoding tripartite motif-containing protein 34-like isoform X2, producing the protein MALKILNIQDEVSCPICLELLTESRSLDCGHSFHQGCIAVNNKEAEISPRGESSCPVCGVRYSLCNLWHNQHLVNIVERIRMFKLNPEELLKRNLCVRHEKKLLLFCKEDRKVICWLCERSQEHRGHQTFLVEEVVKEYQENLQAAVERLRKEQQKAEKLETDIRGERTSWKCQIQTERQRIRTEFNQLRSILDSEEQRVLQKLEEEEKRILDNLAEGEAELAQQNQLVKELISDLEHRSKWSTVDLLQDMSGIMK; encoded by the exons ATGGCTTTAAAAATCTTGAACATACAGGATGAGGTATCCTGTCCCATCTGCCTGGAGCTTTTGACAGAATCCCGGAGTCTAGACTGTGGTCACAGTTTCCATCAAGGCTGCATCGCTGTGAATAATAAGGAGGCAGAGATCAGCCCCAGAGGGGAAAGCAGCTGTCCTGTGTGTGGTGTCAGATACTCACTCTGTAACCTATGGCATAATCAGCATCTGGTCAACATAGTGGAGAGAATCAGAATGTTTAAGTTGAACCCAGAAGAGTTGCTGAAGAGAAACCTCTGTGTGCGCCATGAAAAGAAGCTCCTGCTCTTCTGTAAGGAGGATAGAAAGGTCATTTGTTGGCTTTGTGAGCGGTCTCAGGAGCACCGGGGACACCAAACATTCCTCGTGGAGGAAGTAGTCAAGGAGTATCAG GAGAATCTCCAGGCAGCTGTGGAGAGGCTGAGGAAAGAGCAGCAGAAAGCTGAGAAGTTGGAAACTGATATCAGAGGAGAGAGGACTTCCTGGAAG TGCCAGATACAGACTGAGAGACAAAGAATTAGAACAGAATTCAATCAGCTTAGAAGCATTTTGGACAGTGAAGAGCAGAGAGTTCTGCAAAaattagaagaagaggaaaagaggataCTGGATAACTTGGCTGAGGGTGAGGCTGAGCTGGCTCAGCAGAACCAGTTGGTGAAAGAGCTCATCTCAGATCTGGAGCATCGCAGTAAATGGTCAACAGTGGACCTGCTGCAG gACATGAGTGGAATCATGAAATG A